The Plasmodium knowlesi strain H genome assembly, chromosome: 10 genomic sequence tccgcCCTCAGGACTCTCACCAACGTTCCTccagaaaaacaaaaactgATGTATAAAGGCCTCATCAAAGATGATACAGATCTATCCAcattaaacataaaaaataatgacaaaattatgttagtaggttcaGCGGAGACTTTAGTAGAAGGGCCATCCCATGTAGTTTTTGTGGAGGATCTCTCCAAAGAagataaagagaaaatacaCGCAAAAGAAAATATCCTTTTTGAAGATCAAGGAATTGTGAATTTAGGAAACACCTGCTACTTCAACGCAGTATTGCAATTCTTAACATCCTTTGACGATTTAGGATCTTTCCTTTGcaacataaaaagaaaggaaaagtattTATTGAAATCCACAAACGATATTTTATTCGATTCATATATTCACTTTTCTCAAACGTTTGGAAAATCTCCCGAACCATATGTCCCTCTAGAATTGTTGAAATCCTTTAGGGATGTGTTTCCAAAATTTAGAACTGTAAATTTAAGGACGAAACAATTTGCACAACAGGACGCAGAAGAATGCATGAACGCCATTCTCACGTCATTGAATGATCATACCGAGTGTAAAATTAGTGATAAGTTATTTTCGTTTAAGGTGATCAGTAAAATTAGATGCATAGAGGACGATGCTACAGGGGGAGAGAAACCAACTAAGGAAAACGCTTCAGGGGATAACGCACCAAGTGAAAACACACCCAATACACTCCAAGGTGAAGAAATAGAAACAACAGAAGAGTTCCACAATAAACTAATATGTTACATGGGAACACACACAACCCCTGTGAACCACATGCATGAAGGAATACGACTATCCTTGATTGAAAAAATCCAAAAGCAGCGATCTGAGGATAGTAAGGAAGATGCcttgtttgaaaaaaaatcagaaatGAACTCCCTCCCTCCATATCTAATTGTTCACTTTTTACGTTTTGAATCAAAGAAGATCTCAGAGTCGAATAATGCCATTTCCGTCGTTACTGCCAAGATATGCAGAAAGGTCAGTTTCCCAGAAACGTTTGATATTTATGATTTCTGCACAGATGAACTAAAGACTCAATTGAAAGTAGCTAGGAATATtgtgatgaagaggaaggaagcgGACTTGAACGCCCGCGGGGGTGCCGAAGGTGTCGGAGGAAACACTGCCACAAGTCCGCAGAAAAAGGAGGGCGTGAACGATAATAGTGTCAATGAGAGGGCAAACGACAGCACGAACGGTGTTACGAACGGTGTTACGAACGGTGTTACGAACGGCGCTACGAACGGCGCTACGGACGGCGCTACGGACGGCATTACAAACGCTGTTACGAATGCTGTTACAAACGCTGTTACAGACGCCGTGACGAGCGATGAGCCAACAGCTGCGAACCATGTGGATGATAAGGGTAGCAGACCAACGGGGGATTTGACGGAAATCCCCACGGGGGAATATGAATTAATTTCAATAATCACACACAAGgggagaaatgaagaaagtggTCATTACATTGCTTggaagaaaatgaggagCTCCATAGGCACAGATAGCAATACGTACAAAGAAGAACTAacaggtaataaaaaaaaaggaaaggattCCTTGTGGTATAAGATGGATGATGATAAGGTAAGTACtcataaattttcttcccttgATTTATGTGGAGGGTGTAGTGATTTTAACATAGCTATATTGCTTTTGTATAAACGAAAGACCCTGTTATGCACACAGGAAGAGTTGAACTCCCATGGGAACTGAGCGGtgtattttttgtgtatatatgtgatgTGACCCTAAGGTGTATCTTACGCCTCGTCCTTCATCACCGCGTACAGTATTGTGTTTATTTGATCTCCTACCTGTGTAACCCTTGCCTTTGCAAAActgtaacaaaaaaaaatgtgtcctCTCTCCCTTATCCCCTCTGTATTTACGTGCGCATATGCCTAAACTTCATGCGTGTTTGTAATCTATTGCCGCTTCCACTGCCGCGTTTCGTATGGTTGGTGTGTTCATTCCTAGGACACGCAGTTTTAACCTTTTACGCGACGTGTAAACCGTTTCGAAGATTCTTACGGGAAAGTGTAAAGTATTTTGTGAgtagaggaaagaaaaatgttaaacGTATATTCTCTCtccttacctttttttttttttttttttttttttatatatatataccgtTTTTTACTTTATGAATTATAGCTACTGTCATTTTGCCTCGCTGTTATGTTTGCGCCTGGAAATACCTCACTAAATGGGCGTATGCCCTTTTCTCAATGATGGGCTCAAAGTTGCAGACATGCACCTTCTAATGGATGGCAGTTCCCTATGAAAGCGTCCACCCACACGGGCGGTTCCCACAAAATACACAAGTAGCTATGAGCCTATAGACTCACAACGGTTATATTTTCTGTGCGACttcgaaaaaattaaatattgCGGGaagacgcaaaaaaaaaaagttgcaatgTTACAAAGGCGCATATGCACAAAGTGGATGTGTCAGAATTAAATCCTCATACAATTCAGAGACTACACTTTTACAAgtgagcaaagaaaaaaaaaaaaaaacattttattcGAATGTGACAATACACATATTTTGCCCCTctctttttctgcttttatAACCGTTCCGTCAAATATGAAAATAGTGTGAACCAGTGTGTACTTAAATGTTAAACAGTTTAGCGTGCGCGCTTTGTTGAAATGTATTGGAAAATACAACAGTTCGTTTTTCATCACTTGATGCGTCTGGTGCATTGgggggaataaaagaaggtaGCCAAATGTCGACAAGATGGTGACTTGAGGAGCAACCAAATGTGGGGGCACCCTTGGACCAAAACATGTCCCAATGAAGGAGATGGCTGTATGAGAGCGCGCCCCGTCATGTGCGCATATGCGCGTACATAAGAGTACGCCGAAAAAGGCGACACCCTGTGGCCGCGGTGCGTAGAAAATTGCCATCCCgcagaagataaaaaaaaatgtatgtaaaaaaaaaaaaaaaaaaaaaaaaatcataaaaaagtaaacacCTCAACACagaaacaataaaaaaacgaaaaccCTCTAAAACTATATATAGCAGTTCTTATCAAAATAAATAGCGCACAAAATCGCCGTATAGCAGATATCATCTCTCGTGTACAAGTGAAACCGTATGCATATGATAATAACCTGCTTATGCGTACGTTACGAAtttctatgtatatatgcatattgtACAAATGTAATAGTATCCGTTTTTATGTACCATATTTTGCACTCTTGCGAACATAGCAAAGAGAAATCCCAGAATTTTGAAttgcctttttaaaaaaaaaaaaaaaaaaaaaaaaaatagtagtaGTAACAGCAAAAGCAAAAATAACAGTGAGAGTAACAATAGCGCATCTCCCCCTTTAACATAATTAAATGGTTTACATATCTTGTTTGTAAAGAAAACATTTCATCATCTGCTATTTGGTCAGTAATCAACTTTCACCTTCTTTGCCAGtttcattccatttgtttttcccccctcaattttttttttctttgcacacataaatattataataCCTGTAGAATATGTCAATACCTAGGAGAATAACCAAAGAAACACAGAACTTAGCAAATGAACCACGTAATTAAAACATATAAACTCATGATCACCACTCCTTGGTGGCACGTTTTACATCGACTCCCATGTGTATAtagatatgtacacatgaaaGCGTGCAATATttcctctcccttttttatgatcaaatacaattttttcattttttttttttcccctttttaccaCAACGCCTGCGTGTGTGCAGCACCTGGCATAGTTGCAGCTCCCGTGCCAGAGAACTACAGACACTTTGACATTTTAATAAACGGACCCGATGGAACGCCATACGAAGGTATAAAGGAAGGGGGTTATTTAGTAAAAAGGAACTTCGACCTGTTTACTGATTGTTTGACCCTTTAacgcatgtgtgtgtgtgtgtctaCATAACGATGCAGATAACGCCCCGCGTTTGCGCCTATTTAAATTTCCAGTACATGCATCCCAGTGGTATTCGCCTAGCTTAGGTTCCACTTATGTATGCGGTTCCACCTATGTATGCTGTTGCACGTGACATCTGCACACTCACACACACTCCCCATGATGACACATTTGCAATAGGTGGAACTTATAAATTAGAACTCTTTCTACCGGAGCAATACCCTATGGAGCCCCCCAAAGTGCGGTTCTTGACAAAAATATACCACCCAAATATCGTAAGTGCGAGATGTGAAACAAACCAACAGAAAGGGATAGTACCTTTTTCTGTGCACTTTCAATTGTCTAAatgaaacaatttttttttttttttttcctttcctccttttctcatCACTACTGCGAATGAGACGATATCGCGCGAAtcataaatattttatcacGTTCACTACGCAGTATATGTTTGTATCGTTCTTATAACTACATGTGTACATCCCTTTTGCAGGATAAATTGGGTCGAATATGTCTGGACATACTAAAAGATAAGTGGAGTCCTGCATTGCAAATACGAACGGTACTCCTAAGTATCCAGGCCCTGTTGTCTTCCCCCGAACCCGATGATCCGTTAGACTCAAAGGTAGCTGATCATTTTAAACAGGACAAAAATGATGCAGAAAATGTAGCAAGAGAGTGGAACAAAATGTACGCAAACCATACTTCTTTGTAACTGCGgaggacaagaaaaaaaaaaaaaaaaaaaaaaaaaaaaaaaacttattaacagcccattttgtttttaattttctccaatGCACATCGCGGTACACATTTGCGCGCGTATGTAGCTATGCACAGCTGAGTAGCTacctatatatgtgtataataTGTATGAATATATAGAAACCTTTTACTTTCTCCCTATCCCTTCAACATCCTATATgctaatttaaaatttttccttttgcctttctcccccccttatGTACACAACGAactttgaaaattttaatttttttttaatttctaaTGTGCTTAAAAATGAGAGAGGGGGATATATGTATAACCCCTTTTAGGAGGCGACTCTCGTTTCGCATTTCGGGCGAATCTCTTCCTCGTGAATGTTACCCACCCATATCGCTCCAATACGACGTACCAGGGACATAACAAATTTGTGGTGCTATTTCGTGGAGGGAGCGCTCTCGTGGAGCAGTTTATCCCATGTAAAATTAGAACCGCCtcttaaaaatgagaaaaaaaaaaaaaaaaaaaaaaaaacagttaaaatggtaaaagaaaaaattaagcaacTGAGCCTTCTTCCCCGCTATTTTTTCAGTGCAATAACGAAGCTATTGTGCATAAAGAGATTACTATTTGGAGGTAAAACTTCGCGTAACACCTTCTAAATGCTAAGGTAAATTTGAACGTTTAATTCTTATCATCCCATTAGTTTGTGGAAATATATCCCCCTTAAAAAGAACACATCCTTGCTTCCAACatgtgaataaaaataattttgagaAAGCACGCATATACGGAATACACATTTGTACATGTACCTATACGTATGCACGTTtgtgcatacacatatatacatatccCCGCGTAAGGCGGTCAAGCAAGACAAGCTGTGCCTTTTGAACTCCTTTCTGGGcgaattaattaatttttttaagacaTTTTTTGAGTTCGCAAAATCggtcattttttatttcgttttgGGCACATTCGACTCGTAACTCCCATTGCATAGCTCTCATTGCCCTTCTTTCACCACGTTCTCGTTTtctttcattcattcattcattcgttttttttttttttttttttttttttttcccgcatgCTGGCATATTAAGCTGTGATgaacgcaaaaaaatatttacacatCGAACGTGCTTCGACATTCGCAACAACAAATGTACAAGCGCGCGGCGTGTAAAGTATTATATACGTTGTGTTAATATCTAAGCCATCGTCACAATTCTCCATATGACTTACACTGGCTTATTTCATTGCGGCAATTTTCTCCCTATTTACTATGCATTAGTAAAACACCctgaatgtacatataaatgcacTTATACGTGTGAACACACTAACTTCCGATGCcaagaaaaatgttaattttttttcatcactctCATTCGTTCTCTCTTACATACGCATGTGCAAAACACTTTTGAGTAGAGCTAAACGGGGCCACGAAGAATCAATTTAAAGAGAGAATCTTCTTGTGGGCGCTACTCACCATATCCTCGCATCCACGCGAATGCACacataattatatattttccactCGCAACGCACACGTGGACACCCCCTGGGACGTTATATACCCACACATCTCCGTTGAATCagttcccccttttttttttttgcaaaccaTGGATCGAATGAGCCTAGAAAATAACAGTACGCCGATGGCGAGGTCGGATTATAATACGATGAACTCTGAACTGAACTACACATTGATGGACTCGTCCATAAACCACTCTTCAATTCTGGACAGTTCCATGCGGATTGAAAAAGACAATAGGGAGAGAAGATTACAAAagttaaatgaaaatattataagTGAGTACGAATCGGGTAGGCAAAGTGTAGTTTTTACACAGCAGAAATATAAGCAACTACTGGATGGATTCCTATTATTTGTTCAgacaaataaatatatccACCAAAAGATAACAGAACTGAGAGCAGAAGCAACAGACGAATATAACAGAATGCAAGATAAAAACATTCCCAACATAATCATCCACCAACGGTTAATTTGTAACATTAACAATTTTCAAACgggaaatgaagaatttgAATTACTTGCCAGGTGCTTAATAAAGGAACCTTATTTGGCTCTTCCAGCATACCAGGCGGCTATCAAAGAGTTGTGGAAATCGCACGATAGCAAAATAGATATTGATGCCCCAAAAATTGGCATCTGCGGTTGGCTAGGTAGACACCATGTGACGCCAAGAGGATTGCAAAGCTCTATGATTAACAAACTAGTGGCAGTAGAAGGAGTCGTTAACAAATGTTCCACGGTCCAACCGAAACTCGTCCAATCAGTGTACATAGGTGAAGCAGTACATGACATCAACGCAGATATACGCAGCGATGAAAAAACTGTCCATTTGAGGCCTCATTATGATATTACCGATTTTGATAAAACAGCCAAGGATTCTGGAAGGCCACCTGTTTCAGAtcctgaaggaaaaattatgcatAGACACGAAATAGGATTgtgcaaatataaaaatCACCAAAAATTTGTCATCCAAGAAACTCCCGAAGATGCTCCAACAGGACAGATGCCTAGATGGGTAGAAGTAATCGTTGAAGACGACCTATGTGATATTGTCAAATGTGGAGATAGAGTACGAGTTTGGGGGGTGTATCGAGCTAGCTGTGGACAAGCCAACAGTACCAACAGTGGATTAGGGAGGTCTTTTCTAATTGCAAACAATGTActggttaaaaataaagaaacgTATGATACCAATTTGTTCATATCAGAagctgataaaaaaaatttccatgcTTTTgctaagaaggaaaatacaaTAGATGTACTTGGCTACTCCTTCGCTCCATCTATATGTGGTCAAGacattgtaaaaaaaggaattgtcCTAATGTTAGCAGGTGGAACAGAGCGCGCATTGCCATCTCATCACATCAGAGGAGACATACATATTATGTTGGTCGGTGATCCAAGTTGTGGAAAATCACAGCTGTTACGGTACGTTATGAGTATTATGCCAGGGACAGTTTCAGCCACAGGAAGGGGATCATCAGGAGTTGGATTAACAGCTGCTATAGTTACGGATCAAGATACAGGCGAGAGAGTAGTTGAAGGAGGTGCTATGGTCATGGGCGACAGAAGAGTTGTATGTATTGACGAATTTGATAAAATGCAACACACAGATAGAGTAGCAATTCACGAAGTTATGGAACAACAAACTGTCACAGTTGCTAAGGCAGGAATTCATACCACACTGAATGCAAGGTGTACTGTATTAGCAGCTGCCAACCCCTTGTATGGATGCTGGAACGATACACTTGATATGGGTCAGCAACTTCAATTTGAGCCATCCTTACTCTCCCGTTTTGACTTGATCTTTCTAGTAAGAGACAGTGCAACTGAAAAAGACGATGAGCGAATTGCAGATTCCGTTTTGCGAAATGTCacagaaaaagcaaaaccAATTATGAGCGAAAACAGAAATAACCACAAGAATTTTGTCATTCAAGCAGATAGCTACGATATTAACCCCAAGGCACAACACATTAGTGTGTACAACGAAAGagaagtaaataaaaataatgataacaatgaagaaaatgaagaatacgAAACGCCAATCTTTGCTAACAGAGACGAAATGATATattatgataaaaatggaatagaGCATGAAATTTTAACcgtcccattttttaaaaaatatcttcattatgttaaaaatattttctatcaagaaaaacaaagaacTGATGGATGGAAACCATACCCAGAAGTTAGTGACGAAGCATGCGAAGTTATTACCGAATTGTATGCAGATTTGAGGGAAAAAGCAGCCAAGTATTCACACAACAAAATTATCCAGGGGGTTACTCCCAGAACGTTGGAAGCTATCATTCGAATTGCCTCATCACATGCTAAACTGAAATTGAACAGATATGTCACAAGTGTAGACGTCAATTATGCTAAGAAGCTTCTTATGTACACCCTCTTTGGGGAGGAAATTAACGACCttgaggaggaagagcagGACGATTTcgatgaggaagaggaagaaacatttgatgaagaaaatgatgatgaagacgatgacgaagaggatgatgatgacgatgatgatgattaTGAGGATGTTATTAAACTTTTCAAGAAGGGCAAGAAATCTACTAAGAAAAAAccaacaaaaaagagaaagggacaaaagaatgaaagcgaaaataaaaataaaaagagaaaaggtaCAACACAAGGTAATGATGGAGATACTTTTATGATAGACGATGCGCAGAAGGCAAGTGATAAGTCAACAGCCCTGGATGTTAAAGAAATAGAACGCCTCATCGTGGAAAACGTCACTTTGAATGATCCCGGAGATGGTCTGCGGGACGAAGAGCTCCTGGACTTGGTACGCACCATACATCACCGTCAACTAACCACGTATTTTCGCAATAATGTGCACCCACTTATGCACACATTTATCCACACACTGCGCACATTTCCCCTGTCCTctatcccccctttttgcagATCATCCTTGGGAACAAGCACAAAATGCCCCAACTGGCAAAACTGGACATCAGCACATTGCGCAAAATTATCAATTCTCTGAACGAAATGGACGGAGCTCCAATTTACTACGTcaagaaggacaaaattgTGTACAAGTGTTGAGCCACTCCAacattatttcattttgcgagcttctcccttttttttttttcttttttttggaaatatcCATTATGACAATCCTTGGCATTTCACACTTCACACTTCACACTTCACATTTCACATTTCACACTTCACACTTCACATTTCACATTTCACACTTCACACTTCACATTTCACACTTCACACTTCACATTTCACACTTCACACTTCACATTTCACACTTCACACTTCACATTTCACACTTcacatttcccctttttaaaagCATGCTCATTTTAAAGATACTGCAATGGGTCTGTTCCTTCGCCCCGCTTTACCCCAGTTGTCTTTTATAAAAGACTccatcctttttaaaaattgttaaataGGTACAAACCTACGTTTATGTGcgcaagttttttttttttttttaatacaaaaaattctacattatttttttttaacgttttTACATAGCTCCCGAATTTGAAGAAAGTGTGGTggccaaatggaaaaggggCATTCGCATTGTAAATTAAGAACACGAAAATTGCCCgcaaaattgagaaaaaattgcacagaAAAAGAGTGCGTGTAAAAATACGCGTCAATTTTTCGCACCAAAAAGGCACTAGCAAAGAAATAGGCGATCGTGGGAAAAATCCACTTCACATTCAACGCCGAGTCCAACTCGGTCGCTACATCAATTTTTGGGCCTtgaagtaattttttaaatggacAATAGAGTAAACGGTGATTGCGACGAGTATTATAATTTCGAGTATGTAGCAATAGAACATCTTCTTGTGCACCGATTTGTTGTGTTCGTACAGATTCGTTGCCTACAGGAGGGTGGTACACGAAAATATAAGTATGCACTTGTCTACGTATGTACTTATGTATTTGCGCAATGAAGGCCACTACTATTAGATGAAAAGAGCGGACCACGTAGCTACGATATGACTCCCCTTGCTTACCATTTGCTTCTGGTATATCTGCTGCAACTTCATCgaggagaatttttttttcagattcAGCAAAATAGCTAATGTCTCACTCAGCTCGGATTTCTTGGCCACATTTTCGATATCCACATCTGACCCTCCAACTTCTATGGATAGGCTCCATTTGATGGCCGTGCTTTTAAACCAGTTGGAAGATGGACAGGAAATGCAAATATAATACAGCCCATTCTTTTTCGCCATGTAGGATACTTTGCCTGCGAGTTTTTATTCGTAAGGTGAAGTCACGTATTTAAATGTTCATGTACATATCTGCGCAGAATTTACGTATCATCAAGTAGATGCCCAAGCGATAGAGGAAGGGGGAGATTTGTCTTTACCTTTACTAATTTCAGACGTTTCATGGGAGTACACAACTTTTCCTTGTTGATTCTTTATAATGATATGGCATTTTAATTctgcaaaaagggggggggaagggggaaagggagaCATTTCGTTTTAAAATCTAGCGCTTCTATACCTATGGACGCCCCTTAACGGGGAAGGGGCCCACAGACATATACGTCCTTAAACAGCTTGCGCTTGCACAAATGGGCAAATACCCAAATGTTCGGTGCGCTCCTTTTCCAAATGGAGATTGTTCAAAGGGAGGGATAAGTGTACACACAGTCATGTAACCACACCCCACCCCTTCATACAACTTCCATCTCCATTTGTGTGAAAAAGCATTCTTGCCTTTTAATCCAAAATTGTCATAGGATGACGTTATGATTACATTGCTTGCGGCGCTCTCTACGAAGCATTTTTCCATCCCTTCCTTCACGTAAAAGTACGCTCCTTGTACGTACGTATAGCTCAGCAGTAATAGCACCAGCAGGCATAagctttttttaattcctttcaccattttgttaGAGAGTGTAAATAGAAGGTACCATAATTtgttatccctttttttctcttttttttgaagtgttAAATTATCTTCCTTACGATGGACAGTTCTGTATGGGCTAAACAATTTCACccatataacaaaaaaaaaaaaaaaaaaaaaagagaaaaaagaaaacaggaataaaataacttgccgtatataaaatattttcatctaaaaAATATGTCTATACAAGTTCTCCATTTGCTCTTCCTCGGAGCTAATTCGGAGTATTGCGGGTGGTCAAAGTGAAAAACTCcttataatttattttgatTCTGGTGAGAACGCTTCACGGTCGATGTGTATGCACAGGTTCATCGGAGTTGTAGTCCCCCCCAAATgaatacgtacatacatttatatatatgtatattactgtgtatacattttaaaGCAAACACAGATGGAAACACTTCCACACATTCTCATGTACACAGGTCAGACTGTTCACCTGATGGC encodes the following:
- a CDS encoding ubiquitin carboxyl-terminal hydrolase 14, putative, translating into MTIVNVTVKWKSHVYNDLQLDTSKPILTFKEILWTLTNVPPEKQKLMYKGLIKDDTDLSTLNIKNNDKIMLVGSAETLVEGPSHVVFVEDLSKEDKEKIHAKENILFEDQGIVNLGNTCYFNAVLQFLTSFDDLGSFLCNIKRKEKYLLKSTNDILFDSYIHFSQTFGKSPEPYVPLELLKSFRDVFPKFRTVNLRTKQFAQQDAEECMNAILTSLNDHTECKISDKLFSFKVISKIRCIEDDATGGEKPTKENASGDNAPSENTPNTLQGEEIETTEEFHNKLICYMGTHTTPVNHMHEGIRLSLIEKIQKQRSEDSKEDALFEKKSEMNSLPPYLIVHFLRFESKKISESNNAISVVTAKICRKVSFPETFDIYDFCTDELKTQLKVARNIVMKRKEADLNARGGAEGVGGNTATSPQKKEGVNDNSVNERANDSTNGVTNGVTNGVTNGATNGATDGATDGITNAVTNAVTNAVTDAVTSDEPTAANHVDDKGSRPTGDLTEIPTGEYELISIITHKGRNEESGHYIAWKKMRSSIGTDSNTYKEELTGNKKKGKDSLWYKMDDDKVSTHKFSSLDLCGGCSDFNIAILLLYKRKTLLCTQEELNSHGN
- a CDS encoding ubiquitin-conjugating enzyme E2 N, putative codes for the protein MSIPRRITKETQNLANEPPPGIVAAPVPENYRHFDILINGPDGTPYEGGTYKLELFLPEQYPMEPPKVRFLTKIYHPNIDKLGRICLDILKDKWSPALQIRTVLLSIQALLSSPEPDDPLDSKVADHFKQDKNDAENVAREWNKMYANHTSL
- a CDS encoding DNA replication licensing factor MCM3, putative, whose translation is MDRMSLENNSTPMARSDYNTMNSELNYTLMDSSINHSSILDSSMRIEKDNRERRLQKLNENIISEYESGRQSVVFTQQKYKQLLDGFLLFVQTNKYIHQKITELRAEATDEYNRMQDKNIPNIIIHQRLICNINNFQTGNEEFELLARCLIKEPYLALPAYQAAIKELWKSHDSKIDIDAPKIGICGWLGRHHVTPRGLQSSMINKLVAVEGVVNKCSTVQPKLVQSVYIGEAVHDINADIRSDEKTVHLRPHYDITDFDKTAKDSGRPPVSDPEGKIMHRHEIGLCKYKNHQKFVIQETPEDAPTGQMPRWVEVIVEDDLCDIVKCGDRVRVWGVYRASCGQANSTNSGLGRSFLIANNVLVKNKETYDTNLFISEADKKNFHAFAKKENTIDVLGYSFAPSICGQDIVKKGIVLMLAGGTERALPSHHIRGDIHIMLVGDPSCGKSQLLRYVMSIMPGTVSATGRGSSGVGLTAAIVTDQDTGERVVEGGAMVMGDRRVVCIDEFDKMQHTDRVAIHEVMEQQTVTVAKAGIHTTLNARCTVLAAANPLYGCWNDTLDMGQQLQFEPSLLSRFDLIFLVRDSATEKDDERIADSVLRNVTEKAKPIMSENRNNHKNFVIQADSYDINPKAQHISVYNEREVNKNNDNNEENEEYETPIFANRDEMIYYDKNGIEHEILTVPFFKKYLHYVKNIFYQEKQRTDGWKPYPEVSDEACEVITELYADLREKAAKYSHNKIIQGVTPRTLEAIIRIASSHAKLKLNRYVTSVDVNYAKKLLMYTLFGEEINDLEEEEQDDFDEEEEETFDEENDDEDDDEEDDDDDDDDYEDVIKLFKKGKKSTKKKPTKKRKGQKNESENKNKKRKGTTQGNDGDTFMIDDAQKASDKSTALDVKEIERLIVENVTLNDPGDGLRDEELLDLIILGNKHKMPQLAKLDISTLRKIINSLNEMDGAPIYYVKKDKIVYKC
- a CDS encoding transmembrane emp24 domain-containing protein, putative, yielding MVKGIKKSLCLLVLLLLSYTYVQGAYFYVKEGMEKCFVESAASNVIITSSYDNFGLKELKCHIIIKNQQGKVVYSHETSEISKGKVSYMAKKNGLYYICISCPSSNWFKSTAIKWSLSIEVGGSDVDIENVAKKSELSETLAILLNLKKKFSSMKLQQIYQKQMATNLYEHNKSVHKKMFYCYILEIIILVAITVYSIVHLKNYFKAQKLM